The segment CCGTCAGCCATTACCTTGCGCAACTGCCGGCAGACCCGGCACCTGACCTGCGCCGCCAGCAGATAGCCACAGACCCGCTGACCCGCCTGGCACTGTATGGCGACTGGGGCCGGCAACTGCCCGGTTGCGTGCAGTGCCACGGGCCGGGCGGCAGTGGTGTCGGCGAGCACTTCCCGCCTCTGGCCGGGCAGCCGGCGGCCTACCTGGCGGCGCAACTACAAGCCTGGCGCATTGGGACCCGCAGCAACGACCCCAACCAGTTGATGGTCAACGTCGCCAAGGCGCTCAGCGACAGCGAGGTCGAGGCACTGGCCGGCTACTTCGCCCAGCCCGCTCACCAGGAGGCCAGGCCATGAAAGCACTGTTGCCACTCTCGTTGCTGTTCATGGCCGGCGCCCAGGCCACACCCATTGCCATGCCGGACCAGTCGCAGCTCAAGGTGCCGGGCGTTGCTGCCGCGCCGCAGTTCGTGCCGCCCGCTGAGAGTACGATCCCCGACAACGCCTTCGGCAAGCTGGTCCGCGAGGGCCACGCGCTGTTCGTCGATACCCGGCGGCTGATGCCGGATGCCGTGGGCAATGGCATGAACTGCAGCAACTGCCACCTTGATCAGGGGCGCATGGCCCATTCGGCACCGTTGTGGGGCGCGTACCCGATGTACCCGGCCTATCGCAAGAAAAACGACAAGGTCAACACCTTCGCCGAGCGCATCCAAGGTTGCTTCCAGTTCAGCATGAACGGCAAGCCGCCTGCCGCCGACAGCCCGCAGATGACGGCATTGAGCGTCTATGCCTACTGGCTCTCGACCCAGGCACCGACCGCCGTGGAGCTGGCTGGGCGCGGTTACCCCGAAGTGCCGCAGCCGGCGCAAGGCTACGACTTCAAGCGTGGCCAGCAGGTGTACGCCGAGCAGTGTGCGATCTGTCACGGGGCCAATGGCGAAGGCCAGAAGGTAGCCGGCGAGTACGTGATGCCGCCGCTGTGGGGTAACGACTCGTACAACTGGGGCGCGGGCATGCACCGTATCAACACGGCGGCGTCGTTCATCAAGTACAACATGCCGCTGGGCCGGCCCGGCAGCTTGAGCGACCAGCAGGCATGGGACGTGGCCGCCTGGGTCAACCGCCACGAACGCCCGCAGGACCCGCGCCTGGTGGAAGGTTCGGTGGAAAAGACCCGCTTGAAGTTCCACGCCAACGACGGCGTCAACCTGTACGGGCAAAAGGTCAATGGCGTACTGATCGGGCAGGGCAGCACCCGCTGAACCTGCGTCGGCCGGCGCGCTTGTCTGGCGCGCCGGCCGGCGTTTTTCAGAGGCGTGAAGGGTTGCCCTGAAGCAGCCAC is part of the Pseudomonas fakonensis genome and harbors:
- a CDS encoding c-type cytochrome: MNPLSRVAIGSLLILAGPLAHAADGQAIFNRGGQNPAAMACMGCHGVDGKGIAAAGFPRLAGLPAGYLAKQLRDFRQGSRKQAVMEPLAKALDEAEIDAVSHYLAQLPADPAPDLRRQQIATDPLTRLALYGDWGRQLPGCVQCHGPGGSGVGEHFPPLAGQPAAYLAAQLQAWRIGTRSNDPNQLMVNVAKALSDSEVEALAGYFAQPAHQEARP
- a CDS encoding c-type cytochrome yields the protein MKALLPLSLLFMAGAQATPIAMPDQSQLKVPGVAAAPQFVPPAESTIPDNAFGKLVREGHALFVDTRRLMPDAVGNGMNCSNCHLDQGRMAHSAPLWGAYPMYPAYRKKNDKVNTFAERIQGCFQFSMNGKPPAADSPQMTALSVYAYWLSTQAPTAVELAGRGYPEVPQPAQGYDFKRGQQVYAEQCAICHGANGEGQKVAGEYVMPPLWGNDSYNWGAGMHRINTAASFIKYNMPLGRPGSLSDQQAWDVAAWVNRHERPQDPRLVEGSVEKTRLKFHANDGVNLYGQKVNGVLIGQGSTR